The window CGGAGTCCGGTGCAACGTGTAGTTCGTGTCCTTTTGTGTATTCGTGTGAGTTATCGTAGCGACGAATCGTTCCATCGTCAAGCGTGCGGGGCGGGTCCGGCTCCGTCGCGCCGTAGTGGAGCTTGTAGGCCCATCCGGACGGGTACGCGTCACGATCTGTCCGCATACAGAACACGCGGACGACGGTCCCGTCAGGGTACTTCTCTACCCTACGTACCCCGTCAAGGTCGTCGTCGGTCAGTGAGACCATCCTCACCTAATGGTACACAGACCAATACTATAAGAATATTGGTCAGGAGGCCAATAGCAATTGTCGCACTCCCAATACTCATACGATTTATCTTCGCACCGACCGCAACTGATGAGCACCGACGATCGACGAAAACGATCTCCCGTTCGTGTCCCATATCGACTCAATCCTCGACGATGGGACGGAGTGCATCCAGAATGACGCCCGCTTCCAGGCGCGTGAGATCCTGTTCGCGAGCCATTATCTGGTGCGTCACAGACCCGTCGACGTACTCGCGAGCGTATTCGAGTGCGACGGCGAGCCCGTCCAGTCCGTGGCGATCGATGTACGTGTCGATGTCGTCGTCCCGCAGCCGACGAGCGATCGCCTCGATCAACGCCGGCGTGATGCGTCGCTGGGCATCGCCGTCGATCAGTTGGAGGTCGATGTCGTGAGCCGTATACCTCGCCGGTCGTCCGTCGTTTGACTGCTCGATGAAGCCCGCGGCTTCGAGGTCGTCGACGTATTCGTAGACCGTTCGCTGCGGGAGATCGAGCGTCTCGACGACGTCCTGGATCGTCGTCGATGGATGATGATGGAGATAGGTGTAGATCCACGCCTTGCGCGGGTTTCCGAGGAGTTCGAACGCCTCACCGCCGGTATCGAGTGGGGTGTCCCAGCTCGCTTCTCTCGTGGCCATCCTTAGTAGCGAATTGCACGCAATGTGCAATAAGGTTTCCGCGTGATGAAGTGTCCCGGAATCGGCTGGGAAGAGGTTCTCGGGTTCGCTGGAAGACCGTCACCTGTCATTTCGCAGGTGACTCCTCGTCGTCGGAGTCCTCCTCGTCGAATTCGAGTTCGCTCGCTGCCTCTACTTCGTAGGCTGCGTCGTCTTCGTCAACGAGTCCGAGGCGGAGCTCAACACCGTGCTCACGGAGGATGTCCCGCATCGTCCACCGGTCGACGTCAGCGAGTCTCGCAGCATCGCCGAGTGTGATCCGCTCGCGTTCGTAGAGGGCGACCGCAGCCGCAATGCGCTCGTTTTCGTGGTCCTTGAAGTATTCACGCACGAACTCTCGCAACGCATCGCTCTTGCCTCCGAACACACCAGCCTCGACAGCACCCTCAATGAGGAGGTCGAGGTCGTCCGGATAGGAGCCGGTGATTCGTGCCATCGTTCTACTCTAGACTACAACTTCATACTATTTATGAACTACGCCAGAATGTCATCTGCATTGGGGGGCAGGTCTCAACTTCTGGACCGTCCGCCACGCCGGTATCACAGTAATGAGGGTATAGCGAGTACGCTCACCCCAATGACCACTCAGGAGCCCCGAATCGTCGCGGCCGACGAGTCCGAGATCCATACCGAGCCACACATTCGGGGAAGCCGACTGACGGTTCGGTTCGTCCGCAAACTCGTCGAGGAAGAATAAGCGGTCCTTCCAAAGTCTTCTCCGTACCGATTCCGACAATTCCCCCCGCGATCAGTCGCCGTCTGCCGACTCCACGGCCGCTTCGCTCTCGGTGTCGCCCCGAAGCAACTCCTCAGCTCTCTCCCGGTCCTCCGGATACCCGACGTCCACGCGCCAGCCCTCCAACGCGATCGCGTCGATCGTCCGCCCGCTCTGAATGAGTAGGTCGATCGCCTCGCTGATCTCGTACTCGCCCCGGTTCGACGGCTGCACCAGGTGACAGGCGTGGAAGATCGCCGGCGAAAACGTATAGAATCCCGTCATCACCAGATTCGACGGGGGATCTTCGGGCTTTTCGACCACGTCGGTGATCTCGCCGTACTTGTTCGTATCACACACGCCGTACCGACTCGCCTCCTCCCAGGGGACCTCCTCGACCAGGAAGGCCGCGTCGGCCCGGTCCTCGCGCTGCCGCCGCACCACGTCCGACAGGTTCGCCTGGAAGACGTTGTCCCCGAGCATCAGCATGAAGTCGTCGTCGATGTGCTCCTCCACGCTCAACAGCGCGTGCGCTAGCCCCTGCTGTTCGCGCTGGTGGGCGTAAGTGATCGGGACGCCGTCGTATTCGTCTCCGTAGTGTTCGATGATATTCTGCTTCAGATACCCGACGACCACGACGAGTTCGTCCGCGCCGAGATCGACGAGCTGGTCGAAACAGTGGGTGAGGATGGGCTGTCCGTCGACTTCGACCATCCCCTTGGGTTTGTCCTCCGTCAGCGGACGCAGTCGCGTCCCCTCGCCGGCCGCTAAGACGACGGCTTTCATACTGGGGGAGAATCGGGATTTCCTCATAGGTCTTTTCATCGACTCAACCAGATTAGCAAGTGCCGCGACGGGACGAGCCCGAGAGATCCACTCCGGGAGAGGACGTTTTTTCTGCTTCAACACCCCTAGTGCCGTCGCAGTCCGGTGAAAACCACACGAAACCACCTGTCTCCCGTATTTGTCCTGATAAAGCTCTCGGCGGAGGTAGTGGGAGCGAACGTTTCGTGTGTTCCCCGTTGACGACGCAGACACAGGAGAAGCGTCCCTCTCTTTCACCGTCTAATCGATATTTCTACTCTAGAAAAGATATATATCTTCATAGCTCGAACGGCGACGTATGTCCGAAGACGAGTCGACGGAGCCGTCGCCACGGAGCGACGCGGAGCCAGCGCGACGCCAGTGGCGCGAGGATCGGACGACGTTCCAGCGGGTGTACGACGTGCTCACCGGCCTGACCGAGTACGAACGAGTCGAGACGATCGCAGAGCGCGCGGCGTGCTCGGCGGATGGTGCCCGAAACGCACTCACGCAACTGACGGAGATGGGAATCGCGACACGTCGGGGAAGTCGTCCGGCGAAGTTCCGGCGGAACGACTCGTACTTCCGGTGGAAACGGATCGAAACGCTCGCCGATGAGCACTCGCTTCCCGAACTCCGAGAGCGGCGCGCAGAACTAATCGACGAAGACGCCGAGTTTCAAGCACAGTTCGAGGTCCCGGATCCGAACGCCGTTCCGTCCACCCAACTCGCTGACAGCGACCACGAGACGGCTCACGAGCGCCTTGAGTCACTGTCCCGCTGGCGGACAGTTCGATACGATATCGAACTCGTTCAAGACGCGATCACACGCGCGGAGCGTCGACAACGTGGCGACGATGGAGCTGGGATCTCCGCGTGACGGAGGCGCAGTAGATGCGCGATGAACACGACGGCACGCCGGAGAGTGGTCGACTCGATCGAACGACGATGGAAACGCTCGCCCGATAGTCCGAAACGCATCCGTTGGTCGCGTCGTGACCTCGTTCACAGAATAGCGAGGCGGATGCCACGGGGCTTGACCCCGTGGAGGAAGCCGACACTTGATGAAACAAACCACGCTCGAAAGCAAGGCCGACTCCCTACTCTACAATTAAACTTTTATTAGGCAACAGAACTGAATGTGAACCACGATGGACGACGCGCCACGACGCACCGTCCCCATCAAACTCGACGTGTCCGAAGAGCGTCGTGGCGACCTCCACCAAACCAAGAAGCAATTCCTGCACTGTGTCAACCGAACGAGCGAGTGGGCGTGGCGCTACGACGACTACTGTGTCACCAGCAAGTCAAAAGCCGAAAATGCCCTGTACGACGAGTTGCGCGAGGAAACCGACCTCACCGCCAACCTCGTCCAGAAAGGCATCCGCCGCGCCATCGAAGCCGTCACGAGCGGAGTCGAGAAACTGAAGCAAGGCGAGAACACGAGTCAACCAGAGTTCGACTCGTGGAGCGTCGTCTACGACAAACGCTCCGCGTCGTTCAACGACGACCACGCCACGCTCTCCACTCCGAACGGCAGAGTCACTGCCGAATACGTCCTCCCGCCCAAGGTGGAGCGAGAGGAGACGCCGTTCGGACGCTACTACGAGAGCGACGACTGGGATGCGTCGAGCGCCACGCTCCAGTACGACGAACAAGACGACACGTTCTACCTGCACGTCACGCTGAAGAACCCCGACTACACGGTTGACGGAACGGAACGCCAAGAAGCCAAGTCACCCGATGACCACGAAAAGAACGGAGTGGTTCTTGGTGTGGATTTGAACGTGACTGGCGCGTTCGCCGTCACCAGCACGGGAGCCTTCATCGGCAGTGCGGACTACCTCACCCACAAGCGCGACCAGTACGAACAACGCCGCGCCAAACTGCACCAGACAGGCACTCGATCCGCGCATCTAACGATTCAGTCCATCGGCAGCCGCTTTTCGGATTGGTTGTTGGACTGGTTGCACAACAGAGCAAACGATCTCATCGCGGAAGCGCAAGAAACGGATGTGGACGGCATCATTTTCGAGAACCTTGACCATATCCGCGAGAACATTGCAAATGGGTCGAAGTTCCAGCAGTGGGCCTATGCGAAGTTCGTGGGGCTCGTGGAGTACAAGGTTGAGTCCACGGCGTTGTTCGTGGACTTTGTGAATCCTGCGTACACGAGTCAGCGGTGTAGTCACTGTGGGTTTCCCCACGAGGACAACCGCGACGACAAGGCGTTCGAGTGCCAGTCGTGTGGGTATGAGGTAAATGCGGATTACAACGCGGCGAAGAACATCGCCGTCAGGTATTGCGGGTATATCCATCG is drawn from Halobellus limi and contains these coding sequences:
- a CDS encoding toxin-antitoxin system TumE family protein encodes the protein MVSLTDDDLDGVRRVEKYPDGTVVRVFCMRTDRDAYPSGWAYKLHYGATEPDPPRTLDDGTIRRYDNSHEYTKGHELHVAPDSDPDSITFPGMVELWERFWSEIPKSEFEVK
- a CDS encoding winged helix-turn-helix domain-containing protein, with amino-acid sequence MATREASWDTPLDTGGEAFELLGNPRKAWIYTYLHHHPSTTIQDVVETLDLPQRTVYEYVDDLEAAGFIEQSNDGRPARYTAHDIDLQLIDGDAQRRITPALIEAIARRLRDDDIDTYIDRHGLDGLAVALEYAREYVDGSVTHQIMAREQDLTRLEAGVILDALRPIVED
- a CDS encoding UPF0175 family protein → MARITGSYPDDLDLLIEGAVEAGVFGGKSDALREFVREYFKDHENERIAAAVALYERERITLGDAARLADVDRWTMRDILREHGVELRLGLVDEDDAAYEVEAASELEFDEEDSDDEESPAK
- the aglF gene encoding UTP--glucose-1-phosphate uridylyltransferase AglF; its protein translation is MKAVVLAAGEGTRLRPLTEDKPKGMVEVDGQPILTHCFDQLVDLGADELVVVVGYLKQNIIEHYGDEYDGVPITYAHQREQQGLAHALLSVEEHIDDDFMLMLGDNVFQANLSDVVRRQREDRADAAFLVEEVPWEEASRYGVCDTNKYGEITDVVEKPEDPPSNLVMTGFYTFSPAIFHACHLVQPSNRGEYEISEAIDLLIQSGRTIDAIALEGWRVDVGYPEDRERAEELLRGDTESEAAVESADGD
- a CDS encoding DUF7342 family protein; the encoded protein is MSEDESTEPSPRSDAEPARRQWREDRTTFQRVYDVLTGLTEYERVETIAERAACSADGARNALTQLTEMGIATRRGSRPAKFRRNDSYFRWKRIETLADEHSLPELRERRAELIDEDAEFQAQFEVPDPNAVPSTQLADSDHETAHERLESLSRWRTVRYDIELVQDAITRAERRQRGDDGAGISA
- a CDS encoding RNA-guided endonuclease InsQ/TnpB family protein, with translation MDDAPRRTVPIKLDVSEERRGDLHQTKKQFLHCVNRTSEWAWRYDDYCVTSKSKAENALYDELREETDLTANLVQKGIRRAIEAVTSGVEKLKQGENTSQPEFDSWSVVYDKRSASFNDDHATLSTPNGRVTAEYVLPPKVEREETPFGRYYESDDWDASSATLQYDEQDDTFYLHVTLKNPDYTVDGTERQEAKSPDDHEKNGVVLGVDLNVTGAFAVTSTGAFIGSADYLTHKRDQYEQRRAKLHQTGTRSAHLTIQSIGSRFSDWLLDWLHNRANDLIAEAQETDVDGIIFENLDHIRENIANGSKFQQWAYAKFVGLVEYKVESTALFVDFVNPAYTSQRCSHCGFPHEDNRDDKAFECQSCGYEVNADYNAAKNIAVRYCGYIHRGQKSRGGWATSQLALKSGTLNVNGDYTPTELLG